A genome region from Longimicrobium sp. includes the following:
- a CDS encoding M20/M25/M40 family metallo-hydrolase, whose translation MSGARRDLSFERAIEFAAGLIRIPSPSGEEGAVARRIVDELSRLGFDEAYIDRPGNVVGRIAGTGEAPAVVLSSHMDVVDAGDADAWKHEPYGGVVVGGCLHGRGSMDVKGPLALQVYAAARFVDERPAGDVMAVCSVYEEKGGWGMMHLMRTLPQRPGAVILSEATDLDLCTGHRGHAELAVEIHGLAAHASAPERGRNPNLVLPHVLLALREVSEVQPCHPVLGRATLTPTILECWPKGGNVIPDRIRVTLDMRVLPGWEEDRAVAQIRMLLRERVPGVEGIHVDVLPGLVTHRAWTGWEDEHSNFTPGFLMDDDHPVVVAAAGAVREAIGRVPAIRQWKFGTDGGHSCGTHGVPTIGFAPGVEALAHTSRERLELDAARQALDAYPALIRAVQRAAAAVPRVSIPAMAAPTLPTAAVAV comes from the coding sequence GTGAGCGGCGCGCGGCGGGACCTGTCGTTCGAGCGCGCCATCGAGTTCGCCGCCGGGCTGATCCGCATCCCCTCGCCTTCCGGCGAGGAGGGGGCGGTGGCGCGGCGGATCGTTGACGAGCTCAGCCGCCTGGGGTTCGACGAGGCGTACATCGACCGGCCGGGGAACGTTGTCGGCCGCATCGCCGGGACAGGGGAGGCGCCGGCGGTGGTCCTCTCGTCGCACATGGACGTGGTCGACGCGGGTGACGCCGACGCGTGGAAGCACGAGCCGTACGGCGGCGTGGTCGTCGGCGGGTGCCTGCACGGGCGTGGGTCGATGGACGTAAAGGGGCCGCTGGCGCTCCAGGTGTACGCGGCCGCGCGCTTCGTCGACGAGCGCCCCGCGGGCGACGTCATGGCCGTCTGCTCGGTCTACGAGGAGAAGGGCGGATGGGGGATGATGCACCTGATGCGCACGCTCCCCCAGCGCCCCGGCGCCGTGATCCTCAGCGAGGCCACCGACCTGGACCTGTGCACCGGCCACCGCGGCCACGCCGAGCTGGCGGTGGAGATCCACGGCCTCGCCGCGCACGCCAGCGCTCCCGAGCGCGGCCGCAACCCCAACCTGGTCCTTCCGCACGTCCTGCTGGCGCTGCGCGAAGTCTCCGAGGTGCAACCGTGCCATCCCGTGTTGGGACGCGCCACGCTGACCCCAACCATACTGGAATGCTGGCCGAAAGGTGGGAACGTCATTCCCGACCGGATCCGAGTCACCCTCGACATGCGCGTCCTTCCCGGGTGGGAGGAGGACCGTGCGGTGGCGCAGATCCGGATGCTGCTGCGGGAGCGTGTCCCAGGGGTCGAGGGGATCCATGTGGACGTTCTCCCCGGACTGGTCACCCACCGGGCGTGGACAGGATGGGAAGACGAGCACTCCAACTTCACCCCCGGCTTCTTGATGGACGACGACCACCCCGTCGTCGTAGCCGCGGCGGGGGCCGTCCGTGAGGCGATCGGCCGCGTCCCCGCAATCCGCCAGTGGAAGTTCGGCACCGACGGGGGGCACAGCTGTGGGACGCACGGCGTCCCCACCATTGGATTCGCGCCGGGGGTGGAGGCGCTGGCCCACACCAGCCGTGAGCGGCTCGAACTCGACGCCGCGCGGCAGGCGCTCGACGCATACCCCGCGCTGATCCGCGCAGTGCAGCGCGCCGCGGCAGCCGTGCCTCGGGTCTCCATCCCCGCGATGGCCGCACCGACACTCCCCACCGCCGCTGTGGCGGTGTGA
- a CDS encoding aminotransferase class I/II-fold pyridoxal phosphate-dependent enzyme has product MPAPAPHLSEIVEAVSIRYNNLVYEMKARGEDVIVLSLGEAFFDVPLFGFDDLPMPDGYHYSHSRGILGLRRRLAAYYGAHYGVPVNPETEIVVTAGSKIAIHMSLMAILAPGDEVLVLEPAWVSYTEQVKLCHGVPVMVPHDRSVFALGEFITARTRAIIVNNPNNPSGKRLSVEELEHLHHLADTNDLFLLADEAYSEFVLHGDFVSCGALDLEKKHTIVCNSMSKNHGMSGWRLGYVIGRRGVIDEVLKINQHLVTCAPTILQHYLDRHFDQILEITGPQIADVVRRRGELAAFMDACGMQYLPGDSTFYFFVSIARSRLTSEAFCTRLLEEHRVSTVPGIGYGASCDRFIRVSVGTESMERTREGILRVNRLIEETAATPALPAALYSMQARAYGDAAVAIEGAA; this is encoded by the coding sequence ATGCCCGCACCGGCGCCGCACCTGAGTGAGATCGTTGAGGCGGTCTCGATCCGCTACAACAACCTCGTCTACGAGATGAAGGCGCGGGGCGAGGACGTGATCGTGCTTTCCCTGGGCGAGGCCTTCTTCGATGTCCCGCTGTTCGGCTTCGACGACCTGCCGATGCCCGACGGCTACCACTACTCGCACTCGCGCGGCATCCTCGGGCTGCGGCGGCGGCTGGCCGCCTACTACGGCGCGCACTACGGCGTCCCGGTGAACCCGGAGACCGAGATCGTGGTCACGGCCGGGTCCAAGATCGCCATCCACATGTCGCTGATGGCCATCCTGGCGCCCGGTGACGAGGTGCTGGTGCTGGAACCCGCCTGGGTGAGCTACACCGAGCAGGTGAAGCTCTGCCACGGCGTGCCGGTGATGGTGCCGCACGACCGGAGCGTCTTCGCGCTCGGCGAGTTCATCACCGCGCGCACCCGGGCCATTATCGTCAACAACCCAAACAACCCGTCGGGCAAGCGCTTGTCGGTGGAGGAGCTGGAGCACCTTCACCACCTGGCCGACACGAACGACCTGTTCCTGCTGGCCGACGAGGCCTACAGCGAGTTCGTTCTCCACGGCGACTTCGTTTCGTGCGGGGCGCTGGACCTGGAGAAGAAGCACACCATCGTGTGCAACTCGATGTCCAAGAACCACGGGATGTCGGGGTGGCGGCTGGGTTACGTGATCGGGCGCCGCGGGGTGATCGACGAGGTGCTCAAGATCAACCAGCACCTGGTCACCTGCGCGCCCACCATTCTTCAGCACTACCTGGATCGGCACTTCGACCAGATCCTGGAAATCACCGGCCCTCAAATCGCGGACGTGGTGCGCCGGCGGGGTGAGTTGGCCGCCTTCATGGACGCGTGCGGGATGCAGTACCTGCCGGGCGACTCCACCTTCTACTTCTTCGTCTCGATCGCGCGCTCGAGGCTCACGTCCGAGGCGTTCTGCACGCGCCTGCTCGAGGAGCATCGGGTGAGCACCGTCCCCGGCATCGGCTACGGAGCGTCGTGCGACCGCTTCATCCGGGTGTCGGTGGGCACGGAGAGCATGGAGCGGACCCGGGAGGGGATCCTCCGGGTGAACCGGCTGATCGAGGAGACCGCGGCCACCCCGGCTTTGCCGGCGGCACTCTACTCCATGCAGGCCCGCGCGTACGGCGACGCCGCCGTCGCGATCGAAGGTGCGGCGTGA